In Maridesulfovibrio sp., the genomic stretch TTGTTATCACGCTGGGCAAAACACTTAAATATAAACTACCTGAGAATATGCGCAAATTTTTTATTCCTAACCTGATCATGGCTCTCTTTCTTGCGGGGCTGCTTGTTTCTGTCATTCCTGCCAGTGCTTTTGGTGCCAATATCAAGGATGACTTTACAATTGCCTGGAAACAATTTCACGCTCTTTCCAAAAACGATGCTAAATCGCAGTACAGATCTGAATGGGAAAAGGTCGGCAAAAGATTTCGCAACGTGTTCAAAAGGTCTCCTCGTGGACCTTACGCCCCGAAATCCCTTTATTATCTTGGCCGTACATATGAAGAGCTGGGTAACCGCAGCGGCATTAAAAAAGATTTTCGTACCGCAATTGATTACTATGGGCGAATGGTCTCAAATTTTCCTTCACACCAGTGGACAGATGACAGCATATACCGCAGAGCTGAGATCAGACTGCGCAAGCTGCATGAAAGAGACCTCGCCTACTCCGATTACCTGACCATCGTCCACCGCTACTCCAAATCGGACATGTTTTCCAAAGCCCGTGCGCGCCTTGATTCCATGGACCGCAAGGGAGCTCCTGAAAATACAAAACTTAAAAAGCCTTCCGGAACCATCATCCCGGCGACAAAACCTGAGGCAACCAGCAACAAAGACTCTTCCAGCCGCGCAAAACTCCTCTCAGTGCGCTATACCAGCAGTGAAAGCTATACCCGCGTGGTATTGGACCTCGACGACGAGGTGCGTTACCGCTACCAGATTCTGAACCCCAACCAGAGCGTAAACCGCCCGCACAGACTCTACGTCGACCTCGAAAACACGGTACTCGGCAATGGGGTACACAAGGCGACCAATGTAGCAGACGGCATCCTCAAAGACATCCGTTCCGCCCAGCGTGATCCGCGGACCACCCGTGTAGTTCTCGATTTTAATTCCATGCAGGATTATAAGATATTTCCGCTGGAGAACCCATTCCGTCTGGTTATCGATGTACAGGCCCCGGAAGAGGGCAAGGTTGTGGAAAATAAAAGTCCGGTTCGCCATTCCCAACCACAAAATAGTAAACCGCAAAAATACACCCCGCCCGCCAACAGCAAAAAGATGGCCGGGGAACTGCTTGAACAGCTGGGCCTGACCTTCAAGACCATTATGGTCGACGCCGGTCACGGCGGGAAAGACCCCGGTGCGTCCGCCAACGGACTGAAAGAAAAGGACATCAACCTGCGCTTTGCTAAGATACTGGCTGCCAAGCTCAAAAAAGCCGGGTTCAACGTGCTGTACACCCGCAGCACCGATACATTCATCCCTCTTGAAGAACGCACCGCCATGGCCAACATCAAGAAAGCGGACATGTTTATTTCGATCCACTGCAACGCGCACCGCAGCTCGAAAATAAACGGCATCGAAACTTATACATTGAACCTTGCGCGCAACCGCAATGCCGTTCGTGTAGCGGCCCGTGAAAACGCTGTCTCGGCCAAAAGAATCAGTGATTTGCAGGTGATCCTTACCGATCTTATGCTCAACTCAAAAATGAAGGAGAGCAAAGATCTGGCCAAAAACATCCACAATTTATCGCTGAAAAGCATTCGCCAAAAATGGTCGGTCAAAGACCAGGGTGTGCGCGAGGCACCATTTTACGTACTCATGGGTGCGAAGATGCCTTCCGTACTTATTGAGCTGGGCTACCTGACCAACCGAACCGAAGCCAAGCGGTTAAAAACTGACAGCTATCTCTCTTACATTGCGGACGGCATTGTAAACGGTGTATTGGAATATAAAAAACAAATTGAAAGATACGCCAGCCTTTAACCGATAACCCAGCTTAATCGTAGTCGCAGGGAAAGATCATGATCAATCTAGATATACCGGGATTCGCAAAACTTGAAATCGAACACCTTGTTCTGGACTACAACGGGACTATTGCCCTCGACGGCAATCTGCTCCCCGGTGTAGGCAAACTGATTATGGAGCTGTCTGAAGACGTTGAAGTTCATGTGCTCACAGCCGACACCCTTGGACAATGTGAAGATGAACTGGCCCACCTGCCAGTATCAATCCACATCATCAACGGCAGCCCCGAAGACAAGGCCAAACTCGCTTATATAAAGACATTGGACACGACCAAATGCGCATGTATCGGAAATGGACGAAACGATATGCTTATGCTCAAAGAGGCCGCTCTGGGAATTATCATCTCAGGGGCAGAATGTATGTCCATGAAAGCCGCCCGTGCCGCGGATCTGGTGGCAACTGATATTTCCTGCGCTCTTGGTGTGTTCACTCATCCGGTTCGCCTGCTCACGACCCTGCGCAATTAATTGATATGTTAGTTCTTAAGTGTTCAAATTGCAGACGCAAGCTATGGAAGTACTACAAGATCGGACAAGGCGAAGTGCATCGTTGCCATAAGGATCGTATTCAGAAAATATGGAATGCAGAAGAACGTGACGGCAAGGTTCACTGTCCCTGCGGAAAACCTTTCGGCATTGACCGCGGAACATACTGGACCATGGACAAAAAAGCTTTCACCTATTCAGGGACAAAAACGAATAAATAATTTTCAAGTCATCGCAAAAAGAAATCCCGCAATCTTTAAGATCGCGGGATTTCTTTTTGCGTTTTATTTATACAAAACTAAAAGAATTAACACCATTGACCTGAATCTCTTTCAATCCTCTGGCGGCCCTGGAGATAGCTGTATCAAGTGTTTCAGCATCATCCTTACAGATTGTAAAAGACGCGCTGGCTATAAACCTGTTCGAACCGGAAACTATCTCTGAGCTGGCAAGTGCGGCTTTTACCGCACCGAGATCAAGTTTCAGGACATCTGCATCATCAGCTAGAATAAAAAAACCGTACTCACTTCGCGCCACAAGCGACCAGCCAAGTGAATTCTGATCTAACAGTAAAGCCGTTTTTTTCAGAGCGGCAAAGCCGGCATCCCAGCCGTAAGCAGCATTGATTTCCAACAAACTGTCCACGTTAAAAACGGCTATAGCCGGATTTTGTCCCCGCTTCTTTGCAGTTGCGAAAAGATCACGTCCTTTATCAAGAAAAGAACTGAGATTGAAGAATCCTGTGAGGGGGTCACGGCTATAGGCATCCTTGATGGAACGGATTCGTTCAAGCTCATTGAGGTTATTGGTGACCCGCCATGAGAACTCTTCTACTTCAAATGGCTTTTTAAGAAAGTCATTTGCACCGCGCTTAAGGAATTTTGCAGTAATGGCCCCGGAATCATGGGCAGAAACACCCAGAATTGCCATCTGATCACGGCTGTGGGTTTTGCGTACCTCACTGACAAGCTCAAAGCCGTCAAGATTGGGCATCTCGTAGTCGGTAAGCAGCAGCTTCACGTCCGGGTTGGCTCTGATCAGCTCAAGAGCTTCAGCTCCATCCTTTCCGGCCAACACAGTAAAATTAAGCCGCTCCAGCAGACTCTGCATTATTTTGCGGGCAGTTGAATTGTCTTCTGCAACCACAACCTTAATCCTATGGTTGGAATGAATACGCCTAATCAGATCAACCATTTCCTCAAGATCTTCGCGACTTGATTTATTGAAATAGTCCAGTACGTTTTTCTCAATAAAACGATTACGGATAGCTTCATCAAAGGTAGAGGTCAGAATGATGCACGGAATTCTGCGGGACAAAACATAATCAACAGCTTCTCCTTCCGGCGCTCCTTTGATGTTCAGGTTAAGGACCGCGATAAAAATATCATTTCCACTGTCAGCAAGTCTTGCTTCCACCCCGTCCATGGTATCAACGACCATGGTATCAAAAGGGGTAATGGATTCTATATGCTCAGTTATGATTCTTGCCTGAGTGTTGCTGTTTTCAACTACAAGGACGGTATTTCTAGATGCCTCGGACATGCTGCCCCCTTTTAAAACAGATTAAAATAAATAATGATTAAGATACACTTCGCAGAAGGATAAAGGCAAGGCAAATAATTAAAGGAGCATTATAATCTCAGGCTGTATAAATGCGGCGGCAGAATTATTTATCTGCAAGAGGACTGGAATAGGTATTTATGATTTCTTCTGTATTGACAGGCTCGGGGGGATATTTATCGCATTCAGAAATTGCCGCATCAATTTTATGCTGATCCTCAAGATGTTCATCAAGAGGCTGTGTGGCATTGCGGGTTTTATGCGCTTCCTGGAACTCATTTACATTAGCACCAAGAACAGCCACCCCGACAATAGCTGCAGTCCCCCACATACATCCGGAAGACAGAAGGGAGGCCAATAGAATAAACAAAGAAAGTGCTCGTATTTTCAACAAAATACCTGACTACTCCCCGGCGGAAGAACGCCGCATACAAATTAACGCACTATAAATATGCCGTTGATCTTATCCAGTGAGGCCAGAAAATACACCCCATACGCCTAGACCGCAAATCAACTTTCTTAAAACAATGAGCTATACCTAAGTAGCCCAGCTACGCAATTCTTTTAAACTATTAAATAAAACTTTGTATTATGAAATATGATTCGGAATTTATTTTTTTTTCCGAAATTTATATGTTTTAAACAAACTTTTATACTGTATTAAAGAAAAAAGGTTTAAAAAAACATTCTTACAGTCATGCATAATTTGTGTTTTAATCAAAATATGTGCAAAATCACATCTCATTTATTTGACAGTTACTACAATCTACTTTATCCATATTTTTTCCAACGACTCGTTAGTGAATAAATAATCCCGAAAGGAGATTTCAAGTGGAAGATTATCTGAAAGAAGCTTTGGAGATAGTCAAAGCACAGGCAAGTGTTAGAACCATGAGTGAAGAAGAGATGACTTCCATGGTCCGCAAACTGTCTACAGGCATTCAGGCTATAGCTGAAAATACCATCCCCGCACAGGAAGAAGCTCCTGCATGCGAGCCTAAAAAATCCATCAAGGAAAAATCCATTGTATGCTGTGAATGCGGAAAATCCTTTAAGATCATAACCAAGAAGCACCTTGCTTCCCACGGTCTGACCCCTGATGAATACCGCGAAAAATACGGTCTCAAGAAAAAGACCCCTCTTGTCTGCAAATCCCTGCAGCGTGAACGCCGTAAAAAAATGAAGGAAATGAAACTCTGGACAAAACGCGGCAAATAGAGTTTCCGACATAATTTCCGCAAAAAAAGCGTGGTAAGCCGAAAGGTTTACCACGCTTATTTTTCTATTTAAGACCCATCAAGAGCGCTTCAAACGATCCACGATCATGCTCAGCTCACTGGTCATCTGTGACAAATCTTGAATTGCTACCGCTGACTGGGCCATACTCGCTGAAGTTTCTTCGGATATTCTGGAAACCTCTTCCACTGTATGATTAATCTCTTCTGATGCAGCGGATTGTTCTTCAGCCGCTGTGGCGATGGATTGAATCTGCGCCGCATTTTCACGGGCAAAATTCAAAATGCTGTCCAGAACCTCACCGGAATTTGTAGCCAGTTCAGTGCTCTCATCAACAGTATTCGCAGCGTTATCCATGGACTGAATACTTTTACGCGCAGCAACCTGAATTGCGGAGATACTCTTACCTACCTGCTGAGTTGCTCCGATGGTCTTCTCGGCCAGTTTTCGGACTTCATCGGCAACCACAGCAAATCCCCGCCCGGCTTCCCCAGCACGGGCAGCCTCAATAGCTGCGTTCAGCGCCAGCAGGTTGGTCTGGTCGGCAATATCATTGATCACGTCCATAATCTCGCCAATACTGTCGGTCTGAGCACCAAGTGAAGTCAAATCTTCTTTCATGGCCTGCGTCTGCTGCTGAACATTGCTGACAGCCTCAATGACACGGTTAACCAGATCAGTACCATTATCAGCAGCTTCCTGCGTACTCACGGCATTGGCGGCCGCAACGGCAGAATTTCGGGCAACCTCCAGAACAGAGGAATTCATCTGCTCCATGCTGGTCGCAGTTTCAGTCATGCGTTCCCGCTGAAGATCTGTAAAGCTATTAATCTCATCAGCTTGTGCGGACAACTCTTCAGTACCGGCAGCAATGCGATCTACCACGCCTTCTATTTGCGATGCAGCCTGAAGAATACCTTCTCTTGTTGCTCGGTCAGCTCTTTCGCGGGATTTCTCTGCCTCGGACACCGCAGCTCTCGCACGTTCGGCCTCAGCTTCGGCGAGGCGACTCTTCTCTTCGGTATCACGAAGCATTGCCTTGAGCTTTCCAACCATGGTCCGCAAGGCTTCGGCCAGCACGCCAACCTCATCATTGCGCCGCATATCCAGTGTCTTATCAAGATCTCCGTCGGCTACAGCGGCTGCGAATTCAACACCCTTTAACAACGGCTTGAAGATAAGCGCGGAAGCAAGGAAATTCAGCATGACAGCAGCCAATGCAAGCGCAATGACAGCCACAATACCATTCTGTTTCAGATTGGTGATGGAATCTTCATTGATTACACCAAGTTCCTCGTAGGTCCAGACCTTCCAGTTCAAACTATCAATAATGTAAAGGCTTCCTGCGTATTTTTTACCGGCAAGCGAAAACTCTACCCTGCCGTTTGAATTTCGGCTGCTGAATTTTTCCAGCTCAGGAATACTTTCCCAAAGGCTTTTGCCGATGAGCTTCTTGTCACGATTGGCCATTATATAGCCGTCAGCTCGGGTCAGAAAAATATTCTGATGATTCAGAACACTGTTCGCAAAATCGGTTACGTCTGTCAGCCCCAGATTGACACAGAGAGTGGCTTCAACCCGTCCATCTTTCATAACCGGAACGCCTACGGCCATAACCAGCGCGCCGATGGAAGACGTGTATGGAGTGGTCATAATTCTCTTTTCGCCACCGAAAAGACGTTTGTACCACTCTCGCCGCTTTGCTTTCTCCTTGAAATTTGGAATGATAGCACCCCTGTTCGCTGTATAAGTACTTCCGTCAGCAAAACAGAAATATGATTCCCCTATATTGGCCTGCTTTTTAAGCTGTCTGGCCAGCTCAATGCGATAGGCAAACAGTTCCTCTTCAGACATATCCTGGGAGCCGTCGAACATCCTTGCGGCCAGCTCAAGGGCATTGAAATAAATGTTGATTTTTTCAGCAACAGCTTTGCCTACTGCCCGGGCGACAGTATCGAGTTTTTCAAGCTCTGCTTTATGGGATGACGAGCTGAAACTTTGGTAGGAAAATCCGGCCATTACAATGATAACAACCGCAAAGAACGCGAAGACACTGAGAACAATCTTATTCTTGGCACTAATAAACACAAGACCTCCTGGTCTCTAAAATCCAATGGACGTCAGGGAACTCTGTTAGCGCAAACCATTTTGCGTTAACCATGTCATCTTTTGCACCAGATAAAAAACTAAACCTCAATCAGCCTTCACGCTTAGTATCACTTATATAAAACCCAAATATAATTAAAGCTATTTTTTGAAATAAACACC encodes the following:
- a CDS encoding N-acetylmuramoyl-L-alanine amidase encodes the protein MRKFFIPNLIMALFLAGLLVSVIPASAFGANIKDDFTIAWKQFHALSKNDAKSQYRSEWEKVGKRFRNVFKRSPRGPYAPKSLYYLGRTYEELGNRSGIKKDFRTAIDYYGRMVSNFPSHQWTDDSIYRRAEIRLRKLHERDLAYSDYLTIVHRYSKSDMFSKARARLDSMDRKGAPENTKLKKPSGTIIPATKPEATSNKDSSSRAKLLSVRYTSSESYTRVVLDLDDEVRYRYQILNPNQSVNRPHRLYVDLENTVLGNGVHKATNVADGILKDIRSAQRDPRTTRVVLDFNSMQDYKIFPLENPFRLVIDVQAPEEGKVVENKSPVRHSQPQNSKPQKYTPPANSKKMAGELLEQLGLTFKTIMVDAGHGGKDPGASANGLKEKDINLRFAKILAAKLKKAGFNVLYTRSTDTFIPLEERTAMANIKKADMFISIHCNAHRSSKINGIETYTLNLARNRNAVRVAARENAVSAKRISDLQVILTDLMLNSKMKESKDLAKNIHNLSLKSIRQKWSVKDQGVREAPFYVLMGAKMPSVLIELGYLTNRTEAKRLKTDSYLSYIADGIVNGVLEYKKQIERYASL
- a CDS encoding ATPase P translates to MINLDIPGFAKLEIEHLVLDYNGTIALDGNLLPGVGKLIMELSEDVEVHVLTADTLGQCEDELAHLPVSIHIINGSPEDKAKLAYIKTLDTTKCACIGNGRNDMLMLKEAALGIIISGAECMSMKAARAADLVATDISCALGVFTHPVRLLTTLRN
- a CDS encoding response regulator, coding for MSEASRNTVLVVENSNTQARIITEHIESITPFDTMVVDTMDGVEARLADSGNDIFIAVLNLNIKGAPEGEAVDYVLSRRIPCIILTSTFDEAIRNRFIEKNVLDYFNKSSREDLEEMVDLIRRIHSNHRIKVVVAEDNSTARKIMQSLLERLNFTVLAGKDGAEALELIRANPDVKLLLTDYEMPNLDGFELVSEVRKTHSRDQMAILGVSAHDSGAITAKFLKRGANDFLKKPFEVEEFSWRVTNNLNELERIRSIKDAYSRDPLTGFFNLSSFLDKGRDLFATAKKRGQNPAIAVFNVDSLLEINAAYGWDAGFAALKKTALLLDQNSLGWSLVARSEYGFFILADDADVLKLDLGAVKAALASSEIVSGSNRFIASASFTICKDDAETLDTAISRAARGLKEIQVNGVNSFSFV
- a CDS encoding MucR family transcriptional regulator, whose amino-acid sequence is MEDYLKEALEIVKAQASVRTMSEEEMTSMVRKLSTGIQAIAENTIPAQEEAPACEPKKSIKEKSIVCCECGKSFKIITKKHLASHGLTPDEYREKYGLKKKTPLVCKSLQRERRKKMKEMKLWTKRGK
- a CDS encoding methyl-accepting chemotaxis protein, producing the protein MFISAKNKIVLSVFAFFAVVIIVMAGFSYQSFSSSSHKAELEKLDTVARAVGKAVAEKINIYFNALELAARMFDGSQDMSEEELFAYRIELARQLKKQANIGESYFCFADGSTYTANRGAIIPNFKEKAKRREWYKRLFGGEKRIMTTPYTSSIGALVMAVGVPVMKDGRVEATLCVNLGLTDVTDFANSVLNHQNIFLTRADGYIMANRDKKLIGKSLWESIPELEKFSSRNSNGRVEFSLAGKKYAGSLYIIDSLNWKVWTYEELGVINEDSITNLKQNGIVAVIALALAAVMLNFLASALIFKPLLKGVEFAAAVADGDLDKTLDMRRNDEVGVLAEALRTMVGKLKAMLRDTEEKSRLAEAEAERARAAVSEAEKSRERADRATREGILQAASQIEGVVDRIAAGTEELSAQADEINSFTDLQRERMTETATSMEQMNSSVLEVARNSAVAAANAVSTQEAADNGTDLVNRVIEAVSNVQQQTQAMKEDLTSLGAQTDSIGEIMDVINDIADQTNLLALNAAIEAARAGEAGRGFAVVADEVRKLAEKTIGATQQVGKSISAIQVAARKSIQSMDNAANTVDESTELATNSGEVLDSILNFARENAAQIQSIATAAEEQSAASEEINHTVEEVSRISEETSASMAQSAVAIQDLSQMTSELSMIVDRLKRS